In Roseibium algicola, the DNA window CGAGGCAAGTCTCGCCGAACCACCCAACGTGATTCTCACCGACTGGCGCATGGCGCCGACATCCGGCTACCAGTTCCTGCGTCTGGTGCGGCATCGCCACATGGAGCCGCTTTGTTATGTGCCGATTCTCTTCATTACGGCACATGGCACGCGGCCACTGGTCGACAAGGCCTTGCGGGCAGGTGCGCACCACGTGCTGGTCAAGCCGGTTTCGCCGTCGACGCTTTTCAAGCGCCTCAAGTGGCTTCTTGCAGACGACCGGCCGATGATCCTGGAGAACTCCGGCTTCTACAATATCTATGGCATTCAAAAGGCCATGGATGAACAGGCGGAAAAGATGCAGTCGCTTGCCGGAGCCCGGCTGCACCACCGCGTTGCCACGCAAAAGCGTGCGGAAGTGGAAGGAGCCGTTGAGGCGGCATTCGACACCAAGGAAGAAGAGCCGGAAAAGGTCTTTGCCGGTGTGAAGAAGGAAGCGCCTCCCAAACAGCATTCCGCAGCTGCCAAACATATCCGCAATGCCGGCTTTGCACCCTTCAAGGGTTTGAAACTTCACTGAAGCAGTCTGTTTGTGACCACCTGGGTGCGGTGTGTACCGGGCGTGACTGCGGCAATCGGGCCGCAGGCGCAAAATCCCGTTCTTTTCTGGCTGCCAAGTCTGGACAGATGCGGCCGTTGTCGCCATAGTCCGCGAAATTCCGTCCTGTCATGTTGGCGGGGCAACGGATGTTTCCGACTTGCAATCAAGGGACCTTCAAAGGGCCATGAAAACTCTGCTGCTAGAATTGTTCACCTGGTGGAACAGCCAGACAATGGGCACCCGCTTCTTCACGTGGCGCAAGGGTGAGTTTGTCGGTGAGGATGAGTTCGGTAACAAGTACTACAAGGAACGCGCAGGCAAGAAGCGCTGGGTGATCTATAACGGTCTTGCCGAAGCCTCTGCCATTCCTGCGGGCTGGCACGGCTGGATGCACCACCGCGTTGACACGCCGCCGTCCGAAGAAACCTATCACGCCAAACATTGGCAGCAGGGTCACAAGGCCAATCCTACGGGCACTCCGGCCGCTTACCGGCCGCACGGTTCCATCCTGACCCCGGAAAAACGCCCGGATGTGACCGGCGATTATGAAGCCTGGACCCCGGGCAGCTGATAACCGCGCATTGCGAAGATCAGGAATGAAATAGCCCCGCAATTGCGGGGCTTTTTTTGTTTCGGGCCAACCGGACGTTCAGCAACCTGAATGTTGTCTGAAGAAGTGACCTCAGATTATCCGCGCTCCAGGTGAGAAATTCAAAGAGGTATATATAAATACATTTTACAATTCGTAGTATATAATTTCAATTGTTTTTGAATCGAAAATATTTATTTGTGATTTTAGGCACATTACGCAAGGTAAAATAAGTTACAAGGGGAAGGATGTTAGTATAAACTGAGGAGCAGACAAATGGACCAGGAATGGATGAAGCTCCAGGAGTTGAGCAACCGTATTAACAATGTCTGCAAACCGGCCTGGGAAAATATTCTGATCAAGACAGGCAGCAGTTATGTGAATGCTGATGAGGCCGTTCGAAAGCTATTGCCGAAAGGCTACGATACAGAGCCAGGCTGGGCCTGGACGGCGTTGAAGGCCACCATGAAAGGTCCCCTGGCTGCCGTGATCACCAATCCGGTGGCAGCAGGAATAGCGACTTTCTACATCATAGATGCCGTCAAGGGTGAAAAAGAACCGCTTCCGTCACCACCGCAGTTTGATACCGATCCGCAGAAATATCTTCAGTACATCAAGTTTCACTACAATCTGGTCTACATCAGCTCCACTCAGAAGATACTGAAAATGCAGGAAGCTGCGCGCACGGGCGGTTCGGTGAACATCGAACAGCTTCGCCGCTCGCTGGAGCGGTCTCCATTCGCGCATGTGCCGCGAGGTTACAAATCGTTCAAGCACGACAAACTGGAAGAAAACATCGAAGCCGGTTTGTGGGCGATATGGCTGACCAACCTGAGCAGCGATCACAAACTGGAACAGGTTTCCCGCGCGATGGGGGAGGATGACCGACATAATGCCAGCGGCGCGGCTCGAAAGTCCGACGGGAAATACCGTCACCACCTGTGGCAGAGACTGAAGGACCTTGGAGCGTTCGACCGGGCCTATTCGGGCGGCGTGAAGAAGCGTGACAATGCCAAATCTACCGATGGTTTCATGGGGAGCGGCACGCCATCTTACGAATATGAATTCTGGCTCAAGATAGCCCGGGATTTCTGGGCAAAAAATCAGTCACCGACGGAAATGTTTTATATCGCCCTGGAGGAACCGGCAGCCGAACTGGCTTTTCGGAACGCCATGAGGACGTTTGAATCGCAAGATTTTACGCACAGAATGAGCGCTTTCCTTTCGCCGTCCTGGTCGAAAATTCGCGATATAGTCGGCACCGGCAAAGGCGGAAAGAACTGAGCACGTTGCGCTGATTTATGAAGCGGGAGAAGGTTCTTTCGCCCATTGACAGAGAGAGACTGGCTGGCGACGACACGTCTGAAAGCCACGGCATTGCCGGAGCCGTTCCGGTCTGTTGTTGGCCTGGCTGTTCCTGCTTTGGTGGTGACGAACTAGGCTCGCAAGCAAGAAGACCTAGCGCTCGTACCAACTATCGAGCACCGCCAAAACCTCCTCACCACTGGCTTGAGGTGACAGGGCGTAGAAATCGGTTTCCAGCTTCAGGGCTTCGCTGAGCAGCTCGTTATAGGCAGCTTGAGGAACTTCCTCGGTGCCGAACTTGCTGAGGTGCTCGGTTACGAACTGAGTATCGAGCAGGGAATAGCCGCCGACGATCAGCCGGGCAACCAGATGCGCAAGGCACACCTTGGAAGCGTCGGTGCGGAAGGTGAACATGCTCTCGCCGAAAAAGGCGCCGTTCAGGCTGACACCGTAGAGCCCCCCGACAAGTTCGCCATCCTGCCAGGCTTCAATGGTGTGGCAATAGCCCATGTCGAAAAGCTCGCCGTAGAGGCGCCTGATCTCCCGGTTGATCCAGGTTTTCTGGCGTCCGGGCATGGGCTCGGCACAGCCATCGATAACACCCTGAAAATCCGTGCTGACCCGCACCTCGAAAACGTCGTTGCGAATCGTCCGGCGCAGGCGGCGAGGCAGGTGAAAGTTGTTGAGGGGAAGGATGCCGCGACGCTCTGGCTCCAGCCAGAAGAGGCCGGGGTCGTCGGCAGATTCTGCCATCGGAAACAGGCCGCAGGCATAGGCTTTCAACAGCACCTGCGGTGTGATTTCCATGATGATGTCGTCTTTGTAACCAGCCATGAGGCCTCACTTACCAGACGGGATGGGCAGATCAGCAGGTGTCGACTTGAGCACCCAAAATCTGATCGACCTGAGTGCCGGAGCACCTCATGCGCATTCCTTGGAACACGCAATGCTCCCGGCACTCGTCCCAGGATCCGGTCAGCTGGACTTCTTCGCCAGATATTGTTCCAGCCAGTGGATGTCGTACTGACCGTTCGCTATGTCCTGATTTTCCACCAGATCGCGGAAAAGCGGAATAGTCGACTTGATTTCGTCAACCACAAATTCGTCCAGGCAACGACGCAGACGCATCATGCATTCCACGCGGTTACGGCCATGAACGATCAGCTTGCCGATCAGACTGTCATAATAAGGCGGGATCTTGTAGCCCTGATAGACACCGCTGTCGACGCGAACACCCAGACCGCCCGGCGGGTGGTAGTAGGTGATTGTGCCCGGTGACGGCGTGAAGTTGACAGGATCTTCCGCGTTGATGCGGCATTCGATGGCGTGGCCTTCGAACGTGATGTCGTCCTGGGTCATATCCAGCGATCCACCTGCGGCGATGCGGATCTGCTCGTTGACGAGGTCGATGCCGGTGATCATCTCCGTAACTGGGTGTTCAACCTGCAGACGGGTGTTCATTTCAATGAAATAGAACTCGCCGTTCTCATAGAGGAATTCCACCGTGCCGACGCCGCGGTATTTCAGCTTGCGCATGGCAGCAGCGACGATCTCGCCGATTTCCTTGCGCTGGCTGGCATTGAGGCTCGGGGAGGGAGCTTCTTCGAGCACCTTCTGGTGGCGGCGCTGCAGCGAACAGTCGCGTTCACCGAGGTGAACCGCGTTGCCCTTGCCATCACCCAGAACCTGGATCTCGATATGCCGAGGCTTGCCGAGGTATTTTTCCATGTAGAGCGCGTCGTCGCCGAAGGCAGCCTTTGCTTCGGAACGTGCCGTGGACAGGGCAG includes these proteins:
- a CDS encoding response regulator, giving the protein MKHHAAFGLAMEDIDAVVVEDSKPMQTILRSILLSFKVARVRVFDSVDEALEASLAEPPNVILTDWRMAPTSGYQFLRLVRHRHMEPLCYVPILFITAHGTRPLVDKALRAGAHHVLVKPVSPSTLFKRLKWLLADDRPMILENSGFYNIYGIQKAMDEQAEKMQSLAGARLHHRVATQKRAEVEGAVEAAFDTKEEEPEKVFAGVKKEAPPKQHSAAAKHIRNAGFAPFKGLKLH
- a CDS encoding NADH:ubiquinone oxidoreductase subunit NDUFA12; protein product: MKTLLLELFTWWNSQTMGTRFFTWRKGEFVGEDEFGNKYYKERAGKKRWVIYNGLAEASAIPAGWHGWMHHRVDTPPSEETYHAKHWQQGHKANPTGTPAAYRPHGSILTPEKRPDVTGDYEAWTPGS
- the aat gene encoding leucyl/phenylalanyl-tRNA--protein transferase, whose protein sequence is MAGYKDDIIMEITPQVLLKAYACGLFPMAESADDPGLFWLEPERRGILPLNNFHLPRRLRRTIRNDVFEVRVSTDFQGVIDGCAEPMPGRQKTWINREIRRLYGELFDMGYCHTIEAWQDGELVGGLYGVSLNGAFFGESMFTFRTDASKVCLAHLVARLIVGGYSLLDTQFVTEHLSKFGTEEVPQAAYNELLSEALKLETDFYALSPQASGEEVLAVLDSWYER
- the accC gene encoding acetyl-CoA carboxylase biotin carboxylase subunit, translating into MFSKILIANRGEIALRILRACKELGISTVAVHSTADADAMHVRLADESVCIGPPAARDSYLNIPQLLAACEITGADAVHPGYGFLSENARFAEILEAHGIEFIGPTAEHIRIMGDKIQAKQTAKDLGIPVVPGSDGAVTAGDDAHAIAREIGYPVLVKAAAGGGGRGMKVARTEAELDTALSTARSEAKAAFGDDALYMEKYLGKPRHIEIQVLGDGKGNAVHLGERDCSLQRRHQKVLEEAPSPSLNASQRKEIGEIVAAAMRKLKYRGVGTVEFLYENGEFYFIEMNTRLQVEHPVTEMITGIDLVNEQIRIAAGGSLDMTQDDITFEGHAIECRINAEDPVNFTPSPGTITYYHPPGGLGVRVDSGVYQGYKIPPYYDSLIGKLIVHGRNRVECMMRLRRCLDEFVVDEIKSTIPLFRDLVENQDIANGQYDIHWLEQYLAKKSS